Proteins encoded together in one Thermodesulfovibrionales bacterium window:
- a CDS encoding rod shape-determining protein: MLFHNILGMFSSDLAIDLGTANTLVFVKSKGIVCNEPSVVVVRKDNKKTVAVGADAKKMLGKTPANIMAIRPMKDGVIADFDATGEMLKYFIKKVHNRKSFLSPRVIIGVPSGITQVEQRAVKDAAQASGAREVYLIEEPMAAAVGVGLPVGEPSGNMIVDVGGGTTDIAVISLDGIVYSKAVRVGGDKMDESIIAYIKRKYNLMIGDRTAELIKIEVGSACVVDPSDIKTMEIKGRDLISGIPKTIVISETEIREALNEPVSVILDTIKVTLENTPPELAADIVDKGIVLAGGGALLRGLDKLIREETGLPVIVADDPLSAVARGVGKMLDEMELLRKIAIT; the protein is encoded by the coding sequence ATGCTTTTCCATAACATATTAGGGATGTTTTCGAGTGATCTTGCCATAGACCTCGGTACGGCAAATACCCTCGTCTTTGTCAAGAGTAAAGGGATCGTCTGTAACGAGCCTTCTGTTGTCGTTGTCAGGAAGGACAATAAGAAGACCGTAGCCGTCGGCGCAGATGCCAAGAAGATGCTGGGGAAAACGCCCGCGAATATCATGGCTATCAGGCCGATGAAGGACGGCGTAATCGCAGACTTTGACGCCACAGGTGAGATGCTGAAATACTTCATCAAGAAGGTCCATAACCGGAAGAGTTTTCTCTCGCCAAGGGTCATCATCGGCGTGCCATCAGGAATTACCCAGGTCGAGCAGAGGGCTGTCAAGGATGCTGCTCAGGCGTCAGGGGCGAGAGAGGTGTACCTCATCGAAGAGCCCATGGCCGCTGCCGTTGGCGTGGGCCTTCCTGTCGGCGAGCCTTCGGGGAACATGATCGTTGATGTCGGGGGAGGGACAACGGATATAGCGGTCATCTCCCTTGACGGCATCGTCTACAGCAAGGCGGTCAGGGTGGGCGGCGACAAGATGGATGAGTCCATCATCGCTTATATAAAGAGGAAGTACAACCTTATGATCGGTGACAGGACCGCAGAGTTGATAAAAATAGAGGTTGGGTCGGCCTGTGTGGTCGATCCCTCCGATATTAAGACCATGGAGATAAAGGGAAGAGACCTTATATCAGGCATACCAAAAACGATCGTGATCAGCGAGACAGAGATCCGGGAGGCCCTTAATGAACCGGTCAGCGTGATTCTCGACACCATCAAGGTGACGCTCGAAAACACGCCACCCGAACTTGCTGCCGATATCGTGGACAAGGGCATCGTCCTTGCCGGGGGAGGGGCATTGCTGCGCGGCCTTGATAAGCTGATCAGGGAAGAGACGGGCCTGCCCGTTATCGTGGCCGATGATCCGCTTTCGGCAGTTGCGCGGGGAGTCGGCAAAATGCTCGATGAAATGGAACTCTTAAGGAAGATAGCCATAACCTGA
- the mrdA gene encoding penicillin-binding protein 2, with protein sequence MQNNERSSKKILTVGYIISALFFIFVIRLWQLQILQGDEYRRLSEENRLRIVRVPAPRGIIYDRNAVPLVKNSPYYSVSINPQTLDRIDMKALSALLKIDVGSLSDRIKHSRSLYESIRLKEGLSPRDIAFIEARRSDFPGLSIDVDVSRDYLFGSVGAHLIGYLGKPNESQSRDPEFRDVPPDAFIGQWGIERLYDRELRGIAGEKVIEVDAMGRELRLIQEKPSVRGEDVRLAMDIHLQKEGEEALGEKTGALVALKADTGEILALASKPSFDPNMFARGITLKQWEDLTKNAKQPLLNRVLQSQYPPGSTFKIVTALAALEEGAVQPDSKTTCKGGIAYGRWHFGCWQKKGHGTLSLHRALVESCDVYFYEAGRKLGIDKIASYAKELGLNSEIGLNLVKERRGLIPDTKWKQEKKKQPWYLGETFNAAIGQGYVAVTPFQMAQLMSVVSNGGYFYRPSILFLKDNPEPVKHLNIKPETLAAINHALFGVVNEQGGTGWAARSQLTHICGKTGTAQVVGLKKDSQHLPELLRDHAWFVSFAPYEKPEIALSVMVEHGGHGGAAAAPIAKRAIEAYLKSTQEAASGNQTSAATTINGRRPAAVDQKPPQAMPDQKVQKEPTQ encoded by the coding sequence ATGCAGAATAACGAGAGATCATCGAAAAAGATCCTGACGGTGGGATATATCATCTCTGCCCTCTTCTTCATCTTTGTAATCAGGCTCTGGCAGCTCCAGATACTCCAGGGGGACGAATACCGGAGGCTCTCGGAAGAGAACAGGCTGCGCATCGTCAGGGTTCCGGCCCCCCGTGGGATCATCTACGACAGGAATGCCGTGCCCCTTGTGAAGAACTCTCCTTATTACTCGGTCTCGATAAACCCTCAGACCCTTGACAGGATCGATATGAAGGCCCTCTCTGCGCTCCTGAAGATAGACGTCGGATCGCTATCCGACAGGATAAAGCATAGCCGGAGCCTTTATGAATCCATCAGGCTCAAGGAAGGGCTCTCTCCCAGGGACATCGCCTTCATTGAGGCGAGACGATCGGACTTCCCGGGCCTCTCAATCGATGTCGATGTAAGCAGGGATTATCTATTCGGCAGCGTCGGCGCTCACCTCATCGGCTATCTCGGCAAACCGAACGAGTCCCAGTCAAGAGACCCGGAATTCAGGGACGTCCCTCCCGATGCCTTCATAGGACAATGGGGGATCGAAAGGCTCTATGACCGCGAATTGCGCGGCATAGCCGGCGAGAAGGTCATTGAGGTTGACGCCATGGGCAGGGAACTCAGGCTCATCCAGGAGAAACCCTCCGTACGGGGCGAGGATGTAAGGCTTGCAATGGACATTCATCTCCAAAAAGAGGGAGAGGAGGCCTTAGGTGAAAAGACCGGCGCCCTCGTTGCGCTCAAGGCCGACACCGGCGAGATACTCGCCCTGGCGAGCAAGCCCTCCTTTGACCCCAACATGTTTGCCAGGGGCATAACCCTGAAGCAATGGGAAGACCTCACGAAGAATGCCAAACAGCCTCTCCTGAACAGGGTGCTCCAGAGCCAGTACCCGCCGGGATCCACCTTTAAGATCGTCACGGCATTGGCTGCACTGGAAGAAGGCGCTGTCCAACCAGACTCGAAAACCACATGCAAAGGCGGCATAGCCTATGGCCGGTGGCACTTCGGTTGCTGGCAGAAGAAAGGGCATGGGACCCTTTCCCTCCATCGTGCCCTCGTCGAATCCTGCGACGTCTACTTCTACGAGGCGGGGAGAAAACTCGGCATCGACAAGATCGCCTCCTATGCGAAGGAACTGGGACTCAACAGCGAAATCGGGCTGAACCTCGTTAAGGAGAGGCGCGGTCTCATCCCTGATACCAAGTGGAAGCAGGAGAAAAAGAAACAGCCCTGGTATCTCGGGGAGACATTCAACGCAGCTATCGGCCAGGGATATGTAGCTGTCACGCCTTTCCAGATGGCACAGCTCATGAGTGTCGTTTCGAACGGCGGATACTTCTATCGTCCGTCCATACTCTTTCTGAAGGACAATCCAGAGCCCGTGAAACATCTCAACATCAAGCCTGAAACCCTTGCCGCCATCAATCATGCCCTTTTCGGGGTCGTCAATGAGCAGGGAGGAACAGGATGGGCGGCACGGTCCCAGTTGACTCATATCTGCGGCAAGACAGGCACGGCCCAGGTGGTAGGGCTCAAGAAAGATTCCCAGCACCTCCCTGAATTGCTCCGTGACCATGCGTGGTTCGTCTCCTTTGCGCCTTATGAGAAACCCGAGATCGCCCTTTCGGTCATGGTGGAACATGGCGGCCATGGAGGCGCAGCTGCCGCCCCTATCGCAAAACGTGCAATAGAGGCCTACCTGAAGAGCACTCAAGAGGCGGCATCCGGGAATCAGACCTCAGCGGCAACGACGATCAATGGACGCCGGCCTGCCGCAGTCGACCAGAAGCCGCCACAGGCCATGCCTGACCAGAAGGTGCAGAAGGAACCGACACAATGA
- the rodA gene encoding rod shape-determining protein RodA, translating to MKIDRLLLKNFDWVTLGLITALSVIGVMTIYSATRSPLSGEMPSFYIKQVYWLVLSILVLIAFVSFDYIWLSRLSPLFYGIGISLLVLVFFLGRTGMGAQRWLNAGIFSFQPSEVFKLIYVIAIARHLSALQEKIGLLSLIKMFLLLVALPLILIIKQPDLGTGVILLFVFLLVTAAKGLQKKVIALLIVLGLISVPFLGNIFWEGLKDYQKNRLVVFLEPDVDPSGVGYHINQSKVAIGSGKVFGKGYLRGTQGPFRFLPEKHTDFVFAVFAEEWGFAGSGFLLFLYLAFILRGLDTARKAKDDFGRLLAMGISLMFAVYFFVNIGMTLGIMPVVGVPLPFMSYGGTALLTNFIAAGVLINIRTRRFELFY from the coding sequence ATGAAGATCGATCGCCTCCTTCTCAAGAACTTCGACTGGGTGACCCTCGGTCTTATCACTGCCCTGTCTGTCATAGGGGTCATGACGATATACAGCGCCACACGCTCTCCCCTTTCAGGAGAGATGCCTTCCTTTTACATCAAGCAGGTCTACTGGCTTGTCCTGAGCATCCTTGTCCTCATTGCTTTTGTGAGTTTTGATTACATATGGCTGAGCAGATTATCGCCCCTCTTTTACGGCATCGGCATTTCGCTGCTCGTGCTCGTCTTCTTTCTCGGAAGGACGGGGATGGGCGCCCAGCGGTGGCTTAACGCCGGCATATTCTCCTTTCAGCCCTCAGAGGTATTCAAGCTCATATATGTAATTGCCATCGCACGGCACCTGAGTGCCCTTCAGGAGAAGATAGGACTCTTGTCCCTTATCAAGATGTTCCTGCTCCTTGTGGCATTGCCTCTGATACTGATCATCAAACAGCCGGATCTCGGCACAGGGGTCATCCTCCTCTTCGTCTTTCTACTCGTCACCGCGGCAAAAGGGCTCCAAAAGAAGGTCATTGCTCTGCTCATCGTCCTCGGCCTTATCTCCGTCCCTTTCCTCGGGAACATCTTCTGGGAAGGGCTGAAGGACTACCAGAAGAACAGGCTTGTCGTCTTTCTTGAACCCGACGTTGATCCTTCAGGCGTCGGCTATCATATCAACCAGTCAAAGGTCGCAATAGGTTCAGGAAAGGTCTTCGGCAAGGGCTATCTCAGGGGAACACAGGGACCTTTCAGGTTCCTCCCTGAAAAGCATACGGACTTTGTGTTTGCCGTCTTTGCCGAGGAGTGGGGTTTTGCCGGAAGCGGCTTTCTCCTCTTCCTTTACCTCGCCTTTATCCTTCGGGGGCTCGATACCGCCAGGAAGGCGAAGGATGATTTCGGAAGGCTCCTGGCCATGGGCATCTCGCTCATGTTCGCGGTCTATTTCTTTGTGAATATCGGCATGACCCTCGGCATCATGCCTGTCGTAGGAGTTCCCCTGCCCTTCATGAGTTACGGCGGCACTGCGCTCCTCACCAACTTCATTGCGGCAGGGGTGCTCATCAACATACGGACCCGCCGCTTCGAACTCTTTTATTAG
- a CDS encoding adenylate kinase has translation MRLVLLGAPGAGKGTQAKKLIEKYGVPQISTGDLLRAAVAAGTPLGKEAKSYMDKGELVPDRVVLGMVEERLKKDDCKKGYILDGFPRNTAQAEALDKMLAGLNMSLSAALSVDVPLDDLMKRLTGRRTCKACGQMYNVYFNTPKKEGVCDKCGGELFQRDDDKEGTIKKRLEVYNAQTAPLIDYYGRKRILSSVKGTGGIDDIFKAVCASLGLK, from the coding sequence ATGAGACTCGTACTACTTGGCGCGCCGGGGGCAGGAAAGGGCACCCAGGCAAAGAAGCTTATCGAAAAATATGGTGTCCCTCAGATCTCCACCGGCGATCTCTTGAGGGCCGCTGTTGCAGCAGGGACCCCTCTCGGGAAAGAGGCGAAATCCTATATGGACAAGGGTGAACTGGTACCGGACAGGGTTGTGCTCGGAATGGTTGAGGAGAGGTTGAAGAAGGATGACTGCAAGAAGGGCTATATCCTTGACGGTTTCCCGAGGAACACAGCCCAGGCAGAGGCGCTGGACAAGATGCTTGCCGGCCTGAACATGTCTCTGAGCGCTGCCCTGAGCGTGGACGTGCCTTTAGACGACTTGATGAAGAGGCTCACCGGCAGGAGGACGTGCAAGGCCTGCGGCCAGATGTACAACGTCTATTTCAATACTCCTAAAAAGGAAGGCGTCTGCGACAAATGCGGGGGCGAACTCTTCCAGAGGGACGACGACAAGGAAGGGACAATAAAGAAGAGGCTTGAAGTATACAATGCCCAGACCGCTCCCCTCATCGACTACTACGGCAGGAAGAGGATACTGAGCAGCGTCAAAGGCACCGGAGGCATTGACGACATCTTCAAGGCCGTCTGTGCTTCTCTGGGCCTGAAATAG
- the mreD gene encoding rod shape-determining protein MreD yields MKTVCLIFTVLFSLLLQTKVSFFGVAPMLTIIIVYYGAMRSGTLKGVLLGSLIGIVEDSITGGILGPNLLGKGVAGYLSSLISGGIFRWTPLLGMLAVFTVTLTDGLLVFLSKALYENLPAPPLRAVLSITLQAVMNMTAGIFIKPRNAE; encoded by the coding sequence ATGAAGACCGTCTGTCTCATCTTTACGGTTCTCTTCTCCCTCCTCCTGCAGACGAAGGTCTCGTTCTTCGGGGTCGCCCCCATGTTGACCATCATCATTGTTTATTATGGAGCCATGAGGAGCGGCACTCTGAAGGGAGTCCTTCTCGGTTCGCTCATCGGCATTGTCGAAGACAGCATTACAGGCGGCATCCTCGGGCCAAACCTCCTCGGCAAAGGGGTTGCGGGCTATCTTTCATCCCTCATCTCAGGCGGAATATTCAGGTGGACGCCGTTGCTGGGGATGCTGGCAGTCTTCACCGTCACGCTTACGGACGGCCTCCTCGTCTTCCTTTCGAAGGCCCTCTATGAAAATCTTCCGGCTCCGCCGCTCAGGGCGGTCCTGTCGATTACGCTCCAAGCAGTCATGAACATGACGGCCGGGATCTTTATTAAACCAAGAAATGCAGAATAA
- the aprB gene encoding adenylyl-sulfate reductase subunit beta: MPSFVITEKCDGCKAQDKTACQYICPHDLMALNREKMKAYNQEPEQCWECFNCVKICPQQAIEVRGYSDFVPLGSSTIPLRGTDSIMWTIKFRNGILKRFKFPIRSTAEGSVDPYAGKPTPDFATLKKPGFFTGPARNE, translated from the coding sequence ATGCCAAGTTTTGTGATCACCGAGAAGTGTGACGGATGCAAGGCTCAGGATAAGACAGCCTGCCAGTATATCTGTCCCCATGATTTGATGGCCCTCAACAGAGAGAAGATGAAGGCATACAATCAGGAGCCCGAGCAGTGCTGGGAGTGCTTTAACTGCGTGAAGATCTGCCCTCAGCAGGCGATCGAGGTCAGGGGTTACTCGGACTTTGTTCCCCTCGGGTCCAGCACGATCCCTTTGAGAGGCACTGACTCCATCATGTGGACGATCAAATTCAGGAACGGGATCCTCAAGAGGTTCAAGTTCCCCATCCGGTCAACGGCAGAAGGTTCGGTTGATCCCTATGCCGGAAAACCGACGCCTGATTTTGCGACGCTGAAAAAGCCCGGCTTCTTTACCGGTCCGGCAAGAAACGAATAG
- the mreC gene encoding rod shape-determining protein MreC, which produces MSFRRLLPLFLLMILSFTLMTYQSNKGVLTPLAFLSIPLNYVNSVFGSLSTSVKEPFRNMTLKVEENRRLREEVNRLITDQQRYRDIYFENQRLRELLSLKERERRYVATAHVVSKGWDRWANTLIVDKGRTDGVEKDMAVITPRGLVGKVSNVTDRYASVLLITDINFSAAVKIQETRKDAIFSGTGSGSCILKYIPQEEKLNGNEVVVTSGFDDLFPPEVPVGLVSLASGKSSGIFQKINVTPFQDLSRLDEVVVIRR; this is translated from the coding sequence ATGTCTTTCAGACGTCTTCTCCCTCTTTTCCTGCTCATGATCCTGTCATTTACTCTCATGACATACCAGAGCAACAAAGGTGTTCTTACTCCCTTGGCCTTCCTCTCGATCCCCCTGAACTATGTGAACAGTGTCTTCGGTTCCCTGTCAACCTCTGTCAAAGAACCCTTCAGAAACATGACGCTGAAGGTTGAGGAGAACAGGAGACTGAGAGAAGAGGTCAACAGGCTCATCACGGATCAACAGAGATACCGTGACATCTACTTCGAAAACCAGAGACTGAGGGAATTGCTCTCCCTGAAGGAGAGAGAGAGGAGATACGTTGCGACAGCACATGTCGTTTCGAAGGGTTGGGACCGATGGGCCAACACCCTTATCGTCGACAAGGGGAGGACCGACGGCGTAGAAAAGGATATGGCTGTGATAACTCCCCGTGGCCTTGTGGGGAAGGTCTCGAATGTGACCGACAGGTACGCTTCTGTCCTCCTCATAACCGATATCAATTTTTCTGCTGCCGTGAAGATTCAGGAGACGAGGAAAGACGCCATTTTCTCCGGAACGGGCTCCGGTTCGTGCATACTGAAATACATTCCTCAGGAAGAGAAGCTCAACGGCAACGAGGTCGTTGTCACTTCGGGCTTTGATGACCTTTTCCCTCCCGAGGTTCCTGTTGGATTGGTATCATTGGCATCGGGGAAGAGCTCAGGCATTTTTCAGAAGATCAATGTTACGCCGTTCCAGGACCTGTCGAGATTGGATGAGGTGGTCGTGATAAGGAGATGA
- a CDS encoding XTP/dITP diphosphatase, whose amino-acid sequence MELVIATRNKKKVEEIRRILEGIPIVLYTLDDFPDCPEVEEDAGSFEGNAIKKAVAVAAYAGKPALSDDSGLEVYALGGAPGVLSARYAGEGADDRKNIAKLLAELHDVDDSERGARFVCCIALAFPGGPVETFEGNVGGRIGRDQRGFNGFGYDPVFYPEGHGRTFAEMGADEKDGLSHRGRALKKLRDYLSVMPH is encoded by the coding sequence ATGGAACTTGTCATCGCCACAAGAAACAAAAAGAAGGTAGAAGAGATCAGGAGGATACTCGAGGGGATTCCGATAGTCCTCTACACCCTTGATGATTTTCCGGACTGTCCCGAGGTGGAGGAGGATGCTGGATCCTTTGAAGGGAATGCGATCAAAAAGGCTGTTGCTGTTGCAGCTTACGCGGGAAAACCCGCCCTTTCCGACGATTCCGGCCTTGAAGTATATGCCCTGGGAGGCGCCCCGGGCGTCCTGTCCGCGCGCTATGCCGGTGAGGGCGCGGATGACCGGAAGAATATCGCCAAACTGCTCGCAGAACTCCATGACGTCGACGACAGTGAAAGAGGAGCTCGGTTTGTCTGTTGTATAGCTCTGGCCTTTCCCGGAGGCCCTGTTGAGACCTTCGAGGGAAATGTCGGGGGCAGGATAGGCAGGGATCAAAGAGGCTTTAACGGTTTTGGTTACGACCCTGTCTTCTATCCTGAAGGACATGGGAGGACCTTTGCAGAGATGGGAGCCGACGAAAAGGATGGCCTGAGCCATAGGGGAAGGGCGCTCAAAAAGCTGAGAGACTATCTATCCGTCATGCCGCATTAA
- the sat gene encoding sulfate adenylyltransferase yields the protein MSLVNPHGKEKKLKPLLLTGKELEEEKKRAKSLKQIRISSRETGDLIMIGIGGFTPIEGFMGYEDWKDICGDYKMADGTFWPIPVTVSTDESVKPGDEVALFSEEFGEIMATMKVTESYKIDKQYECKEIYKTADVEHPGVKMVMDQAGTNLAGPVKVLSEATFPKEYPEIYLTPAQSRHLFLEKGWKTVAAFQTRNPMHRSHEYLCKIAIETCDGVFVHMLLGKLKPGDIPSDVRQKAIDMLTEKYFVKNTIVIGGYPLDMRYAGPREALLHALFRQNYGCSHLIVGRDHAGVGEYYGPFDAQKIFDEIPKDALETKPLKIDWTFWCHKCDGMASMRTCPHGKEDRLLLSGTKLRKMLSEGEDVSDKFSRPEVLAILRKYYEGLTEKVEIKTHKYAEGA from the coding sequence ATGTCACTGGTTAATCCGCATGGAAAAGAGAAGAAACTGAAACCGCTTCTGCTCACCGGCAAGGAACTGGAGGAAGAAAAGAAAAGGGCAAAATCCCTGAAGCAGATCAGGATATCGTCCCGCGAGACCGGCGACCTTATCATGATCGGTATCGGCGGGTTTACACCGATCGAAGGCTTCATGGGGTACGAAGACTGGAAGGACATCTGTGGCGATTATAAGATGGCCGACGGCACGTTCTGGCCGATTCCGGTAACAGTCTCGACGGACGAGAGCGTAAAGCCGGGCGACGAGGTGGCCCTCTTCTCCGAGGAGTTCGGCGAGATCATGGCGACTATGAAGGTCACGGAAAGCTACAAGATCGACAAGCAGTATGAGTGCAAAGAGATTTACAAGACCGCTGATGTAGAGCATCCTGGTGTGAAGATGGTCATGGATCAGGCCGGGACGAACCTCGCCGGCCCTGTCAAGGTCCTCAGCGAGGCAACATTTCCGAAGGAATATCCCGAGATCTATCTGACCCCAGCGCAGTCGAGGCATCTCTTCCTCGAAAAAGGCTGGAAGACCGTTGCAGCCTTTCAGACGAGGAACCCGATGCACCGCTCCCACGAGTACCTCTGCAAAATCGCCATCGAGACCTGCGACGGTGTCTTTGTTCATATGCTCCTCGGCAAACTGAAGCCGGGAGACATCCCTTCCGATGTCCGTCAGAAGGCAATCGATATGCTCACGGAAAAATACTTCGTAAAGAACACCATCGTTATCGGCGGCTATCCCCTCGACATGAGATACGCGGGTCCGAGGGAGGCCCTTCTCCACGCCCTCTTCAGGCAGAACTACGGCTGCAGCCATCTCATCGTTGGCCGCGACCATGCCGGTGTCGGTGAGTACTACGGGCCCTTTGATGCCCAGAAGATCTTTGATGAGATTCCGAAGGACGCCCTCGAGACAAAGCCCCTCAAGATCGATTGGACGTTCTGGTGCCACAAGTGCGACGGCATGGCCTCGATGAGGACCTGTCCCCACGGCAAGGAAGACAGGCTTCTCCTGAGCGGCACGAAGCTGAGAAAGATGCTCTCAGAGGGCGAAGATGTTTCCGATAAGTTCAGCCGGCCTGAGGTCCTGGCGATCCTCAGAAAATACTATGAGGGCCTGACCGAGAAGGTCGAGATCAAGACACACAAATATGCAGAAGGCGCATAA
- the aprA gene encoding adenylyl-sulfate reductase subunit alpha: protein MEKETCTFSFCAKPEVTEVETDLLIMGGGMAGCGAAFEACRWANEKGLKVVLVDKAATDRSGAVAMGLSAINTYVGENKVADYVKYVRNDLMGIIREDLVFDLGRHVDDSVKLFEEWGLPIWKKGDDGFSLDGFQARDAGKASLKDGGTPVRSGKWQIMINGESYKVIVAEAAKKALQTNREKTGMAQNHFERVLIHSPLMDVDGKHVAGAAGFSVRENKTYIFKAKAIINACAGAVNVFRPRSVGEGMGRTWYPVFSAGSGYAFGMLAGAEMTLMENRFVPARFKDGYGPVGAWFLFFKAKATDSYGSDYCADKEYFDDAVARYGDYAKGLGTAIRNHLMMRAMKDGKGPIIMRTHEAMAELGKAFKEKLGDKEGAKKMKHLEAEAWEDFLDMAIGQASIWAATNTEPDKVPSEIMPTEPYLLGSHAGCAGFWVSGPGDIPGTPEHYSWGYNRMSTVPGLFMAGDVVGASGHKFSSGSHAEGRLAAKAALAYILDHPDYKPTPKKSADEVTAEMYLPFEIYEKYKTYSTDPTINPNYIGPKALQLRLQKIADEYFGGVSTWYMTSKTMLEEGLKKLEMLKEDANKMAAKDLHELLRCNENYHRILSVEAHARHILFRQESRYPGYYYRGDFNKIDDKDWKCFTNSKYNAETHGWELKKVPYVQMVS from the coding sequence ATGGAAAAAGAAACCTGTACATTTTCATTTTGTGCGAAGCCTGAAGTGACCGAGGTTGAGACCGATCTCCTTATTATGGGTGGCGGTATGGCAGGTTGCGGCGCTGCATTCGAAGCATGCCGGTGGGCAAACGAAAAGGGACTGAAGGTTGTCCTTGTCGACAAGGCAGCAACGGACAGAAGCGGTGCAGTCGCCATGGGTCTGTCGGCTATCAATACCTATGTCGGTGAGAACAAAGTCGCCGATTATGTAAAGTATGTAAGAAACGACCTGATGGGCATCATCAGGGAAGACCTTGTCTTTGACCTCGGCAGGCACGTTGATGACTCCGTCAAGCTCTTTGAAGAGTGGGGACTCCCGATCTGGAAGAAGGGTGATGACGGATTCTCCCTCGACGGCTTCCAGGCAAGGGATGCTGGCAAGGCATCGCTCAAGGACGGCGGAACGCCGGTGAGGTCCGGCAAATGGCAGATCATGATCAACGGTGAATCTTATAAGGTCATTGTTGCAGAGGCTGCAAAGAAGGCCCTCCAGACCAACAGGGAAAAGACCGGAATGGCCCAGAACCATTTCGAGAGGGTCTTGATCCACAGCCCTCTTATGGATGTGGACGGGAAGCACGTGGCAGGAGCGGCGGGCTTCAGCGTCAGAGAGAACAAGACCTATATCTTTAAGGCGAAGGCTATCATCAACGCATGTGCCGGAGCCGTTAATGTCTTTAGGCCGAGGTCGGTCGGTGAGGGTATGGGAAGGACCTGGTACCCGGTATTCAGCGCGGGTTCAGGTTATGCTTTCGGAATGCTGGCAGGCGCCGAGATGACCTTGATGGAGAACCGGTTCGTGCCTGCGAGGTTTAAGGACGGCTATGGTCCTGTCGGCGCATGGTTCCTCTTTTTCAAGGCGAAGGCAACTGACAGCTATGGAAGCGATTACTGCGCGGACAAGGAATATTTCGATGATGCCGTTGCAAGATATGGAGACTATGCAAAGGGTCTCGGAACGGCTATCAGGAACCACCTCATGATGAGGGCCATGAAGGACGGAAAGGGTCCGATCATCATGAGGACGCACGAGGCTATGGCTGAATTGGGCAAGGCCTTCAAAGAGAAGCTTGGCGACAAAGAAGGAGCCAAGAAGATGAAACACCTTGAGGCAGAGGCCTGGGAAGACTTCCTCGATATGGCTATCGGACAGGCGTCCATATGGGCGGCAACGAATACCGAGCCTGATAAGGTCCCTTCCGAGATCATGCCGACAGAGCCCTATCTCCTCGGTTCCCATGCAGGCTGCGCAGGGTTCTGGGTAAGCGGCCCCGGCGATATTCCCGGCACTCCGGAACACTACAGCTGGGGATATAACAGGATGTCCACCGTACCCGGTCTCTTCATGGCCGGTGACGTTGTCGGAGCATCGGGCCACAAATTCTCCTCAGGTTCTCACGCAGAAGGCAGGCTAGCTGCAAAGGCTGCGTTAGCATACATCCTCGACCATCCCGACTACAAGCCGACACCGAAGAAGTCGGCTGACGAAGTCACGGCCGAGATGTATCTGCCCTTCGAGATATATGAGAAATACAAAACCTATTCAACCGATCCTACGATCAACCCCAATTACATCGGCCCGAAGGCCCTTCAGTTGAGGCTCCAGAAGATCGCCGACGAGTACTTCGGAGGGGTGTCAACCTGGTACATGACCTCAAAGACCATGCTCGAAGAAGGTCTCAAGAAGCTCGAGATGCTCAAAGAGGACGCGAACAAGATGGCGGCAAAGGACCTCCATGAGCTGCTGAGGTGCAATGAGAATTATCACCGCATCCTTTCGGTTGAAGCTCACGCACGGCACATCCTCTTCAGGCAGGAGTCCAGGTACCCGGGCTACTATTACAGGGGCGACTTCAACAAGATCGATGATAAAGATTGGAAGTGCTTCACCAATTCGAAGTACAATGCAGAAACTCACGGGTGGGAATTGAAGAAAGTTCCCTACGTCCAGATGGTATCGTAG
- a CDS encoding RDD family protein — protein MSDELKKASLLLRVFAKALDFILIAAVTELVPRAGFYAGLSYLLISDGLFEGRSVGKRLMGLSVVSASTEAPCSMKDSILRNSLLGAGLVLFRIPLIGWAFIILISGVEFLILLGSKEGMRLGDEIAKTLVVEGLPAQSETANQ, from the coding sequence ATGTCTGATGAGTTAAAGAAGGCCAGCCTGCTGCTCAGGGTATTTGCAAAGGCTCTTGATTTCATCCTCATTGCTGCAGTGACTGAGTTGGTGCCGAGGGCCGGTTTCTACGCTGGACTGTCCTATCTCCTCATCAGCGACGGGCTCTTCGAAGGAAGAAGTGTCGGCAAGCGCCTCATGGGTCTAAGCGTCGTCTCGGCCTCGACTGAAGCCCCCTGCTCCATGAAGGACTCGATACTGAGGAACTCGCTGCTTGGTGCAGGCCTCGTGCTGTTTAGGATCCCTCTCATCGGCTGGGCATTCATCATACTGATTTCAGGCGTTGAGTTCCTCATACTCCTCGGGAGTAAGGAGGGAATGAGACTCGGAGATGAAATCGCCAAGACCTTGGTAGTCGAGGGGCTGCCGGCGCAGAGCGAAACAGCTAACCAGTAG